A genomic stretch from Vibrio coralliilyticus includes:
- a CDS encoding type IV secretory system conjugative DNA transfer family protein, protein MAGASNFAKRTRYAMQTGLFDQRTDMIDDRSIFAIFFDSLPIIISGIFAFLGVLVLAFPSVSNFIFILGLPLFFYGISVQIDYLISAPYAKDKIKHTAKKKKKGKKYESENAKSGFRLKLGDAFMLIGYDMLFGRQLWISNDRETRMGLITGTTGSGKTVTLNSQLFQSCIQGYIKHGAPVLLADGKGSVNGLYDFLFYIVRTGRIHDVRLMNFLTGGAEHNSDSMLDEEYPSNKFNVLSQTNSEESRSLVMSFGRNSEGGSNDYFRDRASNMLAGVFPPLTWLRDNQSEHLDITVLQQNLGLREMIKLASRQDIPKAKTQALREYLKTLNMINDSYFTSPDADIEINQKADEQHTYNKSMVSKTVNEMAGTFGHIFSTVGSDINPRNAIMHGQILLVLLPTIEKEPDAMAELGRLFIGSLRPAFSSMFGHRVQGLRKDVVDGLAIRRIVPVRVFLDEVLNYYQKGLSQYLSLMRDRLVSLTLLGQSLKGMEDAGLSEARQSQANFNNWYLFSSQDVYETYDRISKALGTFRVKRLAEKTRDIWGNWVPGDRLQETEENVLNERDIAGAEPMEGVYLYRGNPIPFKSATFFADDERDGVLDRFYLNHFAELEPPTDAHIQYVRAILDLETAATDGTLASIKPEDSPNAVANHFVQNVEGICSRIEQKEQFELYRSFDVLVFAMVDTIVEMDIQKVNRTTKELQEEADLERQARLENRTIEEVLEDSNENSMIVDAQDAFASHSEYYSEQLGIGGYDIPDYVDDEAVSASSEHIDSQSDVAGGDGTSEREDDNDATSSQPSGTSWFDRAATGDLNQSAPSYGIVVSGADSDTSTDEKDKDSAAKKGADSNTSSSSNSPLVNTETQKTVKDIEQVTSLSADEISRELLDVEIYPTKPTPPTLDSEEQSRLTTDVANEMSETADRYQTELDSQHASALDDFFGER, encoded by the coding sequence ATGGCAGGGGCTAGTAATTTCGCTAAGAGAACCCGATATGCGATGCAAACGGGTCTATTCGATCAAAGAACGGATATGATCGATGATAGGTCGATATTTGCGATTTTCTTCGACTCTCTTCCGATTATAATTTCCGGAATATTCGCATTCTTAGGTGTGTTGGTACTGGCATTCCCTTCGGTTTCCAATTTTATTTTTATCCTTGGACTCCCGCTGTTTTTCTACGGCATAAGCGTTCAAATTGATTACCTTATCAGTGCACCGTATGCCAAAGACAAAATTAAGCATACGGCTAAGAAAAAGAAGAAAGGAAAGAAATACGAGTCTGAAAACGCAAAGAGTGGTTTTCGCCTAAAACTTGGCGATGCTTTCATGCTTATCGGCTATGACATGCTATTTGGCCGACAGCTATGGATCTCTAACGACCGCGAAACTCGAATGGGCCTGATAACGGGCACAACTGGTTCAGGAAAAACTGTTACTCTCAACTCACAGCTGTTCCAAAGCTGCATACAAGGCTACATCAAGCATGGTGCTCCCGTCCTACTGGCAGATGGTAAAGGCTCAGTAAATGGATTGTATGATTTTCTGTTTTACATCGTAAGAACAGGGCGAATACATGACGTGAGGTTAATGAACTTCCTAACGGGAGGGGCCGAACACAATTCAGACTCCATGCTGGATGAAGAATATCCATCCAATAAATTTAACGTGTTATCCCAAACAAACTCTGAAGAATCTCGAAGTCTCGTTATGAGTTTTGGGCGGAACAGCGAAGGGGGAAGCAACGACTATTTCCGAGATCGAGCATCTAACATGCTGGCTGGTGTCTTTCCTCCACTTACGTGGTTGCGTGATAACCAAAGTGAACACCTAGATATCACGGTTTTACAGCAAAACCTTGGACTACGGGAGATGATTAAACTCGCTTCTCGTCAAGACATTCCAAAGGCAAAGACTCAAGCGCTTAGGGAATACTTGAAAACACTGAACATGATTAATGACTCTTATTTCACCTCGCCAGATGCTGACATCGAAATAAACCAAAAAGCAGACGAGCAGCATACCTACAACAAGTCGATGGTGTCGAAGACAGTTAATGAAATGGCGGGTACGTTTGGCCATATCTTCAGTACGGTTGGGTCTGATATAAATCCACGCAATGCCATCATGCACGGTCAGATATTGCTAGTCCTACTGCCTACTATCGAAAAAGAGCCGGATGCGATGGCTGAACTGGGAAGACTGTTCATTGGTTCCCTGCGACCAGCATTTTCTAGTATGTTCGGTCACCGAGTGCAAGGCTTGCGTAAAGATGTGGTTGATGGTTTGGCTATTCGTCGCATTGTTCCTGTGAGAGTTTTTTTGGATGAAGTGCTCAACTACTATCAGAAAGGTCTATCCCAATATTTGTCTTTGATGCGTGACCGCCTTGTGTCTCTAACTCTACTCGGTCAATCTCTTAAAGGTATGGAAGACGCTGGCTTGTCAGAAGCTAGACAGTCGCAAGCTAACTTCAACAACTGGTATCTGTTCAGTTCACAAGACGTGTATGAAACTTATGATCGTATATCTAAAGCACTTGGGACATTCAGAGTTAAGCGCCTTGCTGAGAAAACTCGCGACATATGGGGTAATTGGGTTCCAGGTGACCGCCTTCAGGAAACTGAGGAAAACGTTCTTAACGAACGCGATATCGCTGGTGCAGAACCAATGGAAGGGGTTTACCTTTATCGAGGCAACCCAATACCATTTAAGAGCGCTACGTTTTTCGCCGATGATGAACGTGATGGTGTCTTAGACCGATTCTATCTAAACCATTTCGCCGAATTAGAACCCCCAACAGATGCACATATTCAATATGTCCGTGCAATCTTAGACCTCGAAACAGCAGCAACTGATGGCACTCTGGCGTCGATAAAGCCTGAAGATAGCCCAAACGCAGTAGCAAATCATTTCGTGCAAAACGTTGAAGGTATTTGTTCTCGGATTGAACAAAAGGAGCAATTCGAGTTGTATCGCTCTTTCGATGTTCTTGTGTTTGCAATGGTGGACACGATTGTCGAAATGGACATCCAGAAAGTTAATCGTACAACAAAGGAATTGCAGGAAGAGGCCGACTTGGAGCGACAAGCTCGACTTGAAAACCGCACTATTGAAGAAGTACTTGAGGACAGCAACGAAAACTCAATGATCGTTGATGCTCAAGATGCATTCGCCTCTCATAGTGAGTATTACAGTGAACAGCTTGGAATTGGGGGTTATGACATCCCCGATTATGTCGATGACGAAGCTGTTTCAGCAAGTTCCGAACACATTGATAGTCAAAGTGATGTAGCTGGTGGTGATGGGACTTCTGAACGGGAAGATGATAATGATGCTACTTCGTCTCAACCTAGTGGTACGAGTTGGTTTGATCGCGCTGCTACAGGTGACTTGAACCAAAGCGCTCCGTCATATGGAATTGTTGTTTCTGGTGCGGACTCTGACACATCAACAGATGAGAAAGACAAAGACAGTGCAGCTAAGAAGGGAGCGGATTCGAATACTTCTTCCAGCTCAAACAGTCCACTAGTTAATACTGAAACTCAAAAGACAGTCAAGGATATCGAGCAGGTAACATCGTTGTCAGCAGACGAAATCAGCCGCGAACTATTGGATGTAGAGATCTACCCTACGAAACCGACTCCTCCAACGCTGGATTCTGAAGAGCAGTCGCGCCTTACCACTGATGTTGCAAATGAAATGAGCGAAACAGCAGATCGCTACCAAACTGAGTTGGATTCACAACATGCCTCCGCGTTAGATGACTTTTTTGGGGAGAGGTAA
- a CDS encoding secretion/conjugation apparatus DotM-related subunit, whose product MSRSNNDDIETALFGGFWYYGSLAVICLLLFNFYEAYLFAFWKWGRMAELYFWYWLTSPFDSTFFLEGINVLRTTAPNEMNWSWLFEFEAYFNQYLRFFYAPFFFIVAGKLFHNYWTVTEPLNVQTMIELYAKESKANEVLVYDNPLKHHLVYDFDNRSDYHNRHAQGMQPNQYLTANPPPNASRSELEKHKRLVSSGKDSIFQPIALIDRKNNRFNFSRERAKRSYERQLTNPPVNSPFYLDEENAPRLFDQDGQLIPLQKDDKGRIVGGFATNKLLNNGREFKGAASDVALLFNHIERNVYFELCSRYRHPSVPLEKLVIELTKQHAYTRTYLVSLLNIVRANEPIGSSEFYMLWRQDRILYFSMYSASEEKPFWEANGVMAHYHFEIKLGKAITTPQVITAVDALEKEYQRLKRHEPDFQDILTRLTHGMSNEGFLTSTDQIDSVSLEGELDILNDIDANSTGAGTGSRENANSLDSAHRDIGEL is encoded by the coding sequence ATGAGTCGTTCAAACAATGATGATATTGAAACGGCCCTATTTGGTGGTTTCTGGTACTACGGTAGTCTGGCAGTCATATGCTTGTTACTGTTTAACTTCTATGAAGCATATCTATTTGCTTTTTGGAAGTGGGGGCGAATGGCAGAGCTTTACTTCTGGTACTGGCTTACATCTCCGTTTGATAGCACTTTCTTTTTGGAAGGTATCAATGTTCTCCGAACTACCGCACCAAATGAAATGAACTGGAGCTGGCTGTTTGAATTTGAAGCTTACTTTAATCAATACTTGCGTTTTTTCTATGCCCCCTTCTTTTTCATTGTCGCTGGTAAACTATTTCACAACTACTGGACGGTAACAGAGCCACTCAATGTTCAAACAATGATTGAGCTTTACGCGAAAGAAAGCAAAGCGAATGAGGTTTTAGTCTATGACAACCCGCTAAAACATCATTTGGTGTATGACTTTGACAATAGAAGTGACTATCACAATAGGCATGCACAAGGAATGCAGCCGAATCAGTATTTGACGGCTAACCCGCCGCCAAACGCCTCTAGATCAGAACTAGAAAAACACAAAAGGTTAGTATCGAGCGGAAAAGACTCAATATTCCAGCCTATTGCTTTAATTGATAGGAAGAACAATCGATTCAACTTCTCACGTGAAAGAGCCAAGCGAAGCTATGAGAGACAGTTAACCAACCCGCCAGTGAACTCACCTTTCTATTTGGATGAAGAAAACGCACCGCGCCTCTTTGACCAAGATGGTCAGCTGATACCTCTACAGAAAGACGACAAAGGTCGAATCGTTGGAGGCTTTGCTACTAATAAGTTGTTAAATAACGGACGAGAGTTTAAGGGAGCTGCCAGTGATGTGGCACTGCTGTTTAATCACATCGAACGGAATGTTTATTTTGAGCTTTGCAGTCGGTATCGCCACCCAAGTGTACCGTTAGAGAAATTGGTTATTGAATTGACCAAACAGCACGCGTACACACGCACGTATCTAGTCTCACTTCTAAATATTGTTCGTGCCAATGAACCAATAGGCTCATCTGAGTTCTATATGCTTTGGCGTCAAGACCGCATCTTGTATTTCTCAATGTATAGCGCTTCTGAAGAAAAACCATTCTGGGAAGCTAACGGAGTGATGGCGCACTATCATTTTGAAATAAAACTAGGTAAGGCAATCACAACGCCTCAAGTCATCACGGCGGTTGATGCGTTAGAAAAGGAATACCAACGTTTAAAACGTCATGAACCGGACTTCCAAGACATACTCACAAGGCTGACACATGGCATGTCAAACGAAGGATTTCTTACAAGCACTGACCAAATTGACTCAGTCAGTTTAGAAGGTGAGCTAGATATCCTGAACGATATAGACGCTAATAGTACTGGTGCCGGAACAGGTTCAAGAGAGAACGCGAACTCGCTTGATAGCGCCCATCGGGATATAGGTGAATTGTAA
- a CDS encoding ATP-dependent helicase has translation MKKYLEGMTERQVAAITNEGCTAVTAGAGAGKTAVLTRRVYRLLLKYRSSERKHPPVVAITFTRDAAKEMDRRIKDMAGKSLAKMALATTMHQFAINKILKPNFHLPFFKKQGFKLWKIASGRDSFFHLNQATDIALSNKQLGDFKQLEKSMELKEWMSLVRAFGHSPSSYFAQNKAAFHGVASTLQELLSYDQLPTNLNDTQRRNFYCLKIWHRYVEINRKHSMIDLDEVLVQAAHLLERDPAVRRTLRERHPQLLVDEFQDSNLCQFRFVVALAGDGEGLSTFGDIKQAIYGFRGSDPQLFIELLNRFPRHTLVNLPDNFRSASQVVEVGNALARKMTLKVTDEPMIPRNAAKPYEPVIFHEADYPSTEAEWIATKMQWLRDKGIPYHKMGVLYRYRKLGDALENELIERNMPARRVGGSDDKSLYEDERIVDIVLFIHILFNPSSKKAMSTFIAENSGFSIDRKEYNVLFQKHGFAGNHHKAISYFTNQHFSQSEQSWVVLNSIAQALFDLSARLERVRTFEHYCRHKNMQYDGLPPGQKSKIEKQLGDAYLMAVEEFVAKLKSYYCQSFFMPFASAQVKANAISRHQERINEDFDSIFSYLLNRNRLVHESINVHEYLKSRPLITERTKKDQEENTSDIELMTVHASKGLEKEAIFIVGCSDETWFKDKTASEPTSLNYQEELRLFYVANTRARLQLYITRHKEYKYRNSYYETQPLDFLQYILDLPVIEQSDLREAG, from the coding sequence ATGAAAAAGTATCTAGAAGGCATGACGGAAAGACAAGTTGCCGCGATTACCAATGAAGGGTGCACAGCTGTAACAGCAGGGGCTGGAGCAGGAAAAACCGCAGTTCTTACTAGAAGGGTCTACCGTTTGCTTTTGAAATACCGTTCTAGCGAACGCAAACATCCTCCGGTCGTGGCCATCACTTTTACACGTGATGCCGCTAAAGAAATGGATCGACGCATAAAGGACATGGCCGGAAAGTCACTAGCAAAAATGGCATTAGCAACAACCATGCATCAGTTTGCTATCAATAAGATTCTTAAGCCTAACTTCCATCTCCCTTTTTTTAAAAAACAAGGCTTTAAGCTATGGAAAATTGCCTCTGGTCGGGATAGTTTTTTCCACTTAAACCAAGCAACCGATATCGCGTTGTCAAACAAGCAGCTAGGTGACTTCAAGCAACTTGAAAAATCCATGGAGCTTAAAGAGTGGATGTCACTGGTGAGAGCGTTTGGTCACTCACCATCGAGTTATTTCGCTCAGAATAAAGCTGCGTTTCATGGCGTTGCATCTACACTGCAAGAGCTGCTCAGCTATGACCAATTACCCACAAACCTAAATGATACGCAACGAAGGAATTTCTATTGCCTGAAAATATGGCATAGGTATGTGGAGATTAACCGAAAGCATTCAATGATCGATCTAGATGAAGTGTTAGTTCAGGCCGCGCACCTACTAGAAAGAGATCCAGCCGTGCGTCGAACTCTCAGAGAGCGTCATCCTCAACTGCTGGTGGACGAGTTTCAGGACAGTAATCTGTGTCAGTTTCGATTTGTTGTAGCGCTAGCAGGTGATGGGGAGGGTTTGTCGACCTTCGGTGATATTAAGCAAGCAATATACGGTTTTAGGGGGAGCGACCCCCAGCTCTTTATTGAACTACTGAACAGGTTTCCGCGCCACACGCTGGTTAATCTGCCAGATAACTTTAGAAGTGCTTCACAAGTCGTGGAGGTTGGAAATGCCTTGGCGCGTAAGATGACACTTAAAGTTACTGATGAGCCGATGATTCCACGCAATGCAGCTAAGCCGTATGAACCGGTAATTTTTCATGAAGCCGATTACCCTTCAACTGAAGCTGAGTGGATTGCGACAAAGATGCAGTGGTTACGAGACAAAGGGATTCCTTATCACAAGATGGGCGTTTTGTATCGCTACCGTAAGCTGGGGGATGCGTTGGAGAACGAGTTGATCGAAAGGAACATGCCAGCAAGGCGTGTTGGTGGGTCTGATGACAAGTCACTCTATGAAGATGAACGTATCGTGGATATTGTGTTGTTCATACATATTCTGTTTAACCCATCCTCAAAAAAAGCCATGAGCACTTTTATCGCTGAAAACTCAGGTTTTAGTATCGATAGAAAGGAATACAACGTGCTGTTCCAAAAGCATGGGTTTGCTGGGAATCACCATAAGGCCATTTCGTATTTTACTAATCAGCATTTTTCACAAAGTGAACAGTCTTGGGTTGTATTGAACTCTATAGCTCAGGCGCTATTTGATTTGTCTGCAAGACTCGAAAGAGTGCGTACATTTGAGCACTACTGCCGACACAAGAACATGCAGTATGACGGACTACCTCCCGGGCAAAAGTCCAAAATTGAGAAACAGCTAGGGGATGCCTATTTAATGGCAGTCGAAGAGTTTGTTGCAAAATTGAAGAGTTACTACTGTCAGTCTTTCTTTATGCCATTTGCTTCAGCGCAAGTAAAAGCAAACGCCATCTCTAGGCACCAAGAGCGCATCAACGAAGATTTTGACTCAATTTTTTCATACTTGCTGAATCGTAACCGACTCGTACATGAGTCAATCAACGTTCATGAGTATTTGAAAAGTAGGCCACTAATCACGGAGCGGACGAAAAAAGACCAAGAAGAAAATACTTCCGACATCGAATTAATGACTGTTCATGCCTCAAAGGGGTTAGAGAAAGAAGCAATATTCATTGTTGGATGTTCAGATGAGACTTGGTTTAAGGACAAAACAGCATCAGAGCCAACATCACTAAACTACCAGGAAGAGTTGCGCTTATTCTATGTCGCTAATACGCGAGCACGATTGCAGCTGTATATCACCAGACATAAAGAATACAAGTACCGCAACTCTTACTACGAAACTCAGCCTCTAGATTTCTTGCAGTACATTCTAGATCTACCAGTCATTGAGCAATCAGATCTGCGTGAAGCGGGGTAA
- a CDS encoding transglycosylase SLT domain-containing protein: MFTDIPIDHDVSQQQIAYYQQIAASESKREPIARCILRASRILNVHPNYLYTISIAEGGRTGKYRQNADKTHDIGVMQINYETWAVELPRIGYSITPQYWAKVLKNTCTNVLVGGVIFKHRAKPAQDSLTAMANYHWYSMAENKAPHIRYKKRLVKIYDDLIKDQTDFINNGAEVNVRLRCKYAYCD, translated from the coding sequence ATGTTTACAGATATACCAATAGACCACGATGTTAGTCAGCAGCAAATCGCATACTACCAGCAGATTGCGGCTTCAGAGTCAAAGAGAGAACCCATTGCTCGTTGCATCCTTAGAGCTTCGCGAATCTTAAATGTTCACCCGAACTATTTGTATACCATCTCAATTGCAGAGGGGGGGAGAACAGGTAAGTACCGACAGAATGCCGACAAAACGCATGACATTGGAGTTATGCAGATTAACTATGAGACTTGGGCGGTTGAGCTACCAAGAATTGGCTATTCAATCACCCCTCAATATTGGGCAAAAGTCCTTAAGAACACTTGCACAAACGTACTTGTGGGAGGAGTTATATTCAAACATCGTGCTAAACCAGCTCAAGATTCACTAACAGCAATGGCGAATTACCACTGGTACTCGATGGCCGAAAACAAAGCGCCTCACATCCGATACAAGAAGCGATTGGTAAAAATCTACGATGATCTTATTAAGGACCAAACTGATTTTATAAACAACGGAGCCGAAGTTAATGTGCGCTTAAGGTGTAAGTATGCTTATTGTGACTGA
- a CDS encoding DNA topoisomerase — protein sequence MLIVTEKYRTANIVARSLGFGYFCEDHFANEHGDKICFAHGHLYETSHEQPEIYDWKTPDNFNNLPRTLYSIPKKLSVEIRGVKLTSERLRTTIISNMQDSDMIINACDFDREGERIFYDLFNAADTSARIYRMDMSNGLTRRLVCEAYANLLDGTETKSRFYASSARDAADYSYALLTQVATYHARSGDLHPAFTGYKDAKSSTLSIGRLQVPLALLIALKCKEVEQFDVRAIFIPQLSAKIGRYKCLFNYDPELSETDGSLLSHPRLSKQYINAREQQSKEVTVVSVLVKPVTFSPPAPHNTASIQAEMKNLTPSETMSAMQSLYMKGLISYPRSDNDSLSEKNYSNGRLASLLESLSRNEGFSKKDGDDANLCALARSLEHSTSPQCVKEHSNLAHSAIVPTDASVSPGQLNDNEQQVYNSICNRFTDAMRGETYGQEVTLSVCFKEECLGLLGENRSVFTCQKVIGEGDNKLTNLLPGDVFSIDELSTIKHQRDVPQYHCFSELPLIMQQAGLGTAATRDRAVAKLLERKIIDVFFDAGIRYAIITDKGIALLKILPPEFKTPHLTARWEKKLAEIEQTLDHDECNAMRSEFIADVFGRVQYLCRMFNMGQLDLRTSTSPASQQHLTQVEERAKALNVDITLADFKTVQSCHNFLIANPLPYSKETQKEFAQSGLDVDSATLRDSRRVNLRVNQSSKDAPPSEKQLTKAYTMAQLVRIKVPANIRKSAKACSDFIDSCQAKRKPRVAQVKALKQLAQKLEYPIPSNIFKSRTKVVDLTKELRKRMKGTK from the coding sequence ATGCTTATTGTGACTGAAAAGTACCGTACCGCTAATATTGTTGCCCGTTCTTTGGGCTTTGGTTATTTTTGTGAAGATCACTTCGCTAATGAGCATGGTGATAAGATTTGTTTTGCACATGGCCATCTCTATGAAACCAGTCATGAACAGCCGGAAATCTATGATTGGAAGACCCCCGATAACTTCAACAATCTTCCAAGGACACTCTACTCCATTCCGAAGAAACTGTCTGTCGAGATAAGAGGTGTCAAGCTCACATCAGAAAGACTGCGCACCACAATCATATCCAATATGCAAGACAGCGATATGATTATCAATGCCTGCGATTTTGACCGCGAGGGCGAGCGGATTTTCTATGATCTCTTTAATGCTGCTGACACTTCAGCACGCATCTATCGTATGGATATGTCTAACGGCTTAACTAGGCGTTTAGTTTGTGAAGCATATGCCAATCTCCTTGATGGGACGGAAACTAAATCTCGCTTCTATGCCTCTTCGGCACGCGATGCGGCTGATTATTCTTATGCTCTTTTGACGCAAGTGGCAACCTATCATGCTCGTAGCGGCGATTTGCACCCCGCCTTTACAGGCTACAAAGATGCAAAATCGAGCACACTATCAATCGGTAGGCTTCAGGTTCCACTAGCATTACTCATTGCACTTAAATGCAAGGAGGTGGAACAATTCGATGTAAGGGCAATCTTTATACCGCAGTTATCCGCGAAAATTGGACGATACAAGTGCCTTTTTAATTATGATCCCGAACTATCCGAAACCGATGGATCCTTATTGTCACACCCGAGACTATCTAAGCAGTACATCAATGCTCGCGAGCAGCAATCTAAAGAAGTGACGGTGGTGTCAGTATTAGTGAAGCCCGTAACATTTTCTCCACCAGCTCCCCATAATACGGCATCGATACAGGCGGAAATGAAGAACCTGACGCCTAGTGAAACGATGAGCGCCATGCAATCGTTGTACATGAAAGGATTAATTAGCTATCCACGGAGTGACAACGATTCATTGTCAGAAAAGAACTACAGTAATGGGCGACTAGCCTCGCTTTTGGAATCATTGAGTCGAAATGAAGGTTTTTCAAAAAAAGATGGAGATGATGCCAATCTATGCGCACTTGCTCGATCTCTGGAGCACTCTACTAGTCCACAATGCGTTAAAGAACATAGTAACCTAGCTCATAGCGCAATTGTTCCAACCGATGCGTCTGTTTCGCCTGGTCAGCTAAACGACAATGAGCAGCAGGTTTACAATTCAATTTGCAATCGTTTCACAGACGCTATGCGCGGGGAAACCTATGGCCAAGAAGTAACACTGTCAGTTTGTTTCAAAGAAGAGTGTTTAGGCTTACTTGGTGAGAACCGCAGTGTATTTACTTGCCAAAAGGTTATTGGCGAAGGCGACAACAAACTCACCAACTTGCTTCCAGGTGATGTCTTTTCAATTGATGAACTGAGCACGATCAAACACCAGCGAGATGTACCGCAATACCATTGCTTTAGCGAGCTTCCGCTAATTATGCAACAGGCAGGCTTGGGCACAGCCGCAACACGAGATAGAGCAGTGGCCAAGTTGTTAGAGCGTAAGATTATAGATGTGTTTTTTGATGCAGGGATTCGATATGCGATTATCACTGACAAAGGCATCGCTCTACTAAAAATACTGCCACCAGAGTTTAAGACACCACATTTAACTGCGCGGTGGGAGAAAAAGTTAGCTGAAATTGAACAAACACTCGACCATGACGAATGTAATGCCATGCGTAGTGAGTTCATAGCGGATGTCTTTGGGAGAGTTCAGTATCTTTGCCGAATGTTCAATATGGGTCAGTTGGATTTACGAACGTCTACATCTCCCGCTTCTCAGCAGCACCTTACTCAAGTGGAAGAAAGAGCCAAGGCGTTAAATGTCGACATTACCTTAGCCGATTTTAAGACGGTTCAAAGCTGTCATAACTTTCTTATAGCTAACCCCTTACCTTACAGTAAAGAAACGCAGAAAGAGTTCGCGCAAAGTGGGCTTGATGTTGACAGCGCTACCTTAAGAGACAGCAGGCGTGTCAACCTTCGTGTTAATCAGTCTTCTAAGGATGCTCCACCAAGTGAGAAACAGCTCACCAAAGCTTATACCATGGCCCAGCTCGTTCGAATCAAAGTTCCAGCTAACATCAGAAAAAGTGCTAAGGCTTGCAGCGATTTCATTGACTCCTGCCAAGCGAAGCGGAAGCCTAGAGTCGCACAAGTAAAAGCCCTGAAGCAGTTAGCCCAAAAACTTGAGTATCCCATTCCGTCAAATATCTTTAAATCCCGAACTAAGGTCGTGGACCTGACTAAAGAGCTCAGAAAACGTATGAAAGGCACTAAATGA